A single genomic interval of Megalobrama amblycephala isolate DHTTF-2021 linkage group LG17, ASM1881202v1, whole genome shotgun sequence harbors:
- the LOC125251188 gene encoding NACHT, LRR and PYD domains-containing protein 1 homolog, which translates to MTSFLERKYNRFLANHRSELIRRAAIVMPIVDELSAQHKLNDQTYAWIRRAPTNQEQMTELYKALDEGGDDVKSAFYFALRKYEPHLFCYLEHNPEILQYKSSVIEKYKFVTEYNLPSDERVEMAARYTEPVIIQKSKEQAEKYYREHVKSVDASSQLLSNDKNHSIRIDQLFSPDSDGNAPKTVILSGDSGRGKSFMLQKIMLDWASGELYSEMFEVVFLLNCEELKFISYEMSLFKLLSWSCSLTSDQISGILELTPEKVLFLIDGINDFSFDPHIHTSRPTIASHEALPMDTLMSLLNGQILSESFLLVTFRTAADPVMNLLKGPQRFTEIMGFSERGVQEYFHKFFQDELLLRKTYESVKINESLMTICSVPLLCWMVCFCLKKHFTDDDHVMAELKTTTSIYVNIVSTLLEHHGQSQSVLTMLRSLGQLAEEGMLDEEVLFEEKTVFETLEAYSSQFLHKELWNRDYIRKTVLKFMHLSFQEFFVALYYVFLNEEESQRNIRDTLAAESVKDRISNPISSVLLFLCGLSNEDANSSLFKMRNWTVPYIIRKEMESTILTLQDDEKLLALRCLYELHDEVFVRRALADWVSMDLSNISLRSTDCWVLLYCLQCCPHIRELNLMYCDLTADQLKILQPALCMCETLRSV; encoded by the exons ATGACTTCATTCCTGGAAAGGAAGT ATAACAGGTTTTTAGCTAATCACAGGTCTGAGCTCATCCGGAGGGCTGCAATAGTGATGCCAATAGTGGATGAGCTGTCGGCACAACACAAGCTCAATGATCAGACATATGCATGGATCAGGAGAGCACCGACCAATCAGGAGCAAATGACAGAGCTTTATAAAGCCCTGGATGAAGGAGGAGATGATGTGAAATCTGCCTTTTACTTTGCTCTGAGGAAGTATGAACCACACCTGTTCTGTTACCTGG AGCACAACCCTGAGATTCTTCAGTACAAGTCTTCAGTCATTGAGAAATATAAGTTTGTGACAGAGTATAACCTTCCATCTGATGAACGTGTGGAAATGGCCGCCCGTTACACTGAACCAGTGATCATTCAGAAGAGCAAAGAGCAGGCTGAGAAATACTATCGTGAACATGTGAAGTCTGTGGATGCTTCATCTCAACTGTTATCAAATGACAAGAATCACAGCATCAGAATAGACCAGCTGTTCAGTCCTGACAGTGATGGAAACGCCCCGAAAACTGTTATTCTCAGTGGTGATTCTGGAAGAGGTAAATCCTTCATGTTACAGAAGATCATGTTGGACTGGGCTTCTGGAGAACTTTACTCTGAAATGTTTGAAGTAGTTTTTCTATTGAATTGTGAAGAGCTGAAGTTTATTTCTTATGAGATGAGCTTATTTAAGCTCCTGAGCTGGAGTTGCAGTTTAACATCAGATCAGATCTCAGGGATATTAGAGTTAACACCAGAGAAAGTCCTCTTCCTCATTGATGGAATTAATGACTTTTCATTTGATCCACACATTCATACATCACGACCCACTATTGCATCCCATGAAGCACTACCAATGGACACTCTTATGAGTCTGTTGAATGGACAGATCCTATCTGAGTCCTTCCTGCTGGTTACCTTCAGAACAGCTGCTGATCCAGTGATGAATCTCCTAAAGGGACCTCAGCGTTTCACTGAGATCATGGGCTTCTCTGAGAGAGGGGTGCAGGAGTACTTCCACAAGTTCTTTCAGGACGAGCTACTCCTCAGGAAAACATATGAGAGCGTGAAGATAAATGAAAGCCTCATGACTATCTGCTCTGTGCCTTTGCTGTGTTGGATGGTCTGTTTTTGTCTGAAGAAACACTTTACAGATGATGATCATGTGATGGCAGAACTAAAGACAACCACCTCCATATATGTGAACATTGTGTCCACTCTACTGGAGCATCATGGCCAGAGTCAGTCTGTCCTCACCATGCTGAGGAGTCTGGGTCAGCTAGCAGAGGAAGGGATGCTGGATGAAGAAGTCCTTTTTGAAGAGAAGACTGTGTTTGAGACCTTAGAGGCTTATAGTAGCCAGTTCTTGCATAAAGAACTTTGGAATAGAGACTATATAAGGAAAACAGTTCTCAAGTTCATGCACCTCAGCTTTCAGGAGTTCTTCGTTGCTCTTTATtatgtgtttttgaatgaagaaGAGTCCCAGAGGAACATCAGAGACACTCTAGCTGCTGAGAGTGTGAAAGATAGAATATCAAATCCCATTTCTTCAGTTCTGCTGTTCCTCTGTGGTCTCTCTAATGAAGACGCGAACAGTTCTCTCTTTAAAATGCGCAACTGGACTGTTCCTTACATCATAAGAAAAGAGATGGAGAGCACAATCCTTACTCTTCAGGATGATGAAAAGTTACTTGCTCTCCGCTGTCTGTATGAGCTCCATGATGAGGTGTTTGTGAGGAGAGCTTTGGCAGATTGGGTATCCATGGATCTGTCCAACATTTCCCTGAGGAGCACAGACTGTTGGGTGCTGCTGTACTGTCTTCAGTGCTGTCCACACATCAGAGAACTGAACCTCATGTACTGTGATTTAACAGCTGATCAACTCAAGATTCTTCAGCCAGCACTCTGTATGTGTGAGACTCTGAGGTCAGTGTGA